In a genomic window of Alteromonas gilva:
- a CDS encoding ParA family protein yields the protein MKIWTIANQKGGVGKTTTTVTLGGILAKRGYNVLLVDMDPQASLSYYFGIDSEELSSSIYDIFTHPSDMTGDKVLDCLCSSRFDSLFILPSTMALATLDRSLGNQVGMGLVLKKALQQVSAEFDYVLIDCPPVLGVLMVNALAACQKVVVPVQTEFLALKGLDRMMHTLKIMSKTLAREFDTIIVPTMFDRRINAAIAAQKQLILDYKEQLWKGMIPVDTRFRDASQMQVPAPVAYPKSRGVFAYEKLLNVLDSD from the coding sequence GTGAAAATATGGACCATAGCCAATCAAAAAGGTGGGGTAGGTAAAACTACCACTACCGTCACACTTGGCGGTATTTTGGCTAAGCGTGGGTACAATGTTTTGCTGGTCGATATGGATCCCCAGGCCTCGCTAAGTTATTACTTTGGGATCGACTCTGAAGAACTATCCAGTTCAATTTACGATATTTTTACTCATCCTTCTGACATGACGGGCGATAAAGTACTCGATTGCCTGTGCTCGAGTAGATTTGACAGTTTATTTATATTGCCATCGACCATGGCACTGGCAACGCTTGATCGCTCACTGGGAAACCAGGTTGGAATGGGCCTGGTTCTCAAAAAAGCGTTGCAACAGGTATCGGCAGAATTTGACTACGTACTTATTGATTGCCCACCGGTTTTAGGCGTTTTAATGGTTAATGCATTAGCCGCCTGTCAGAAAGTCGTGGTGCCTGTGCAAACCGAGTTCCTGGCGCTTAAAGGGCTCGATCGAATGATGCACACATTAAAAATTATGAGTAAAACCCTGGCACGTGAATTCGATACGATTATCGTTCCTACTATGTTCGATCGACGCATCAATGCCGCTATTGCCGCGCAGAAGCAATTAATATTGGACTATAAAGAACAACTTTGGAAAGGTATGATACCGGTAGATACACGTTTTAGAGATGCCAGTCAGATGCAGGTACCTGCACCCGTCGCGTATCCAAAATCTCGTGGCGTGTTTGCTTACGAAAAACTACTTAACGTCCTGGACAGTGACTAG
- a CDS encoding chemotaxis protein CheW, whose translation MSKNTPFANEEVMEDYLSSLLSDTVDPVEVTERTAKLLEQATVDLTETESEQDSALEQAVVSAEEEIVSQVNDSVDEAAKTPPGGVPLKPLEERLDNHFQALFFEVAGLTLAVPLITLGGIHNLGKIGPLFGKPGWFMGVMIHRDEKFNVVNTAQWVMPEKYDQSLEDKLHYQYLIMLSDSEWGLASEKLVNTVSLSKEDVKWRQVSAKRPWLAGMVKDKMCALLDVDELIAMLNNGLGSKDQVP comes from the coding sequence ATGAGCAAAAATACCCCGTTTGCTAATGAAGAGGTAATGGAAGACTACCTTAGCAGTTTGCTAAGCGACACTGTCGATCCTGTTGAGGTTACCGAGCGAACGGCAAAGCTGCTCGAACAAGCAACAGTTGACCTTACCGAGACTGAGTCAGAGCAGGATTCGGCGCTTGAGCAAGCCGTTGTTAGCGCTGAGGAAGAGATCGTTTCGCAGGTTAACGATAGTGTTGATGAGGCGGCTAAGACGCCACCCGGTGGCGTGCCCTTAAAGCCTTTAGAAGAACGTTTGGACAATCATTTTCAGGCGTTGTTTTTTGAAGTGGCAGGATTAACCCTGGCCGTTCCGCTGATCACGTTAGGTGGCATACATAACCTGGGTAAAATCGGCCCGCTGTTTGGCAAGCCTGGTTGGTTTATGGGGGTCATGATTCATCGCGATGAAAAATTCAACGTGGTGAATACAGCACAATGGGTAATGCCTGAAAAATACGATCAATCTCTGGAAGATAAGCTACACTATCAATATCTTATTATGTTAAGTGATAGTGAGTGGGGACTGGCGAGCGAAAAGCTGGTTAACACGGTATCGCTGAGCAAAGAAGACGTGAAGTGGCGTCAGGTCAGTGCCAAGCGCCCCTGGCTAGCAGGTATGGTAAAAGATAAAATGTGTGCATTGCTTGATGTTGATGAACTAATAGCAATGTTGAATAACGGCTTGGGCAGTAAAGACCAGGTGCCATAG
- a CDS encoding chemotaxis protein CheW, protein MSDDRNNNAANVDDQVLQWVTYRLGEETYGINVMQVQEVLRYSEIAPVPGAPDYVLGIINLRGNVVTVIDTRARFGLPPEEVTDNTRVVIIESDEQVVGILVDSVAEVVYLKSSEIDSAPNVGTEESAKFIQGVSNRDGELLILVDLNKLLSDEEWDELTSL, encoded by the coding sequence ATGAGTGATGATAGAAATAACAACGCTGCGAATGTAGACGATCAAGTTCTGCAGTGGGTTACGTACCGTTTAGGTGAAGAAACCTATGGCATTAACGTAATGCAAGTGCAGGAAGTGCTGCGTTACTCTGAAATAGCCCCGGTACCCGGCGCGCCAGACTATGTGCTGGGCATTATCAATTTGCGCGGCAACGTGGTTACCGTGATCGATACCCGGGCACGCTTTGGCCTGCCGCCGGAAGAAGTCACGGACAACACACGTGTGGTTATTATCGAATCAGACGAGCAGGTAGTGGGAATTCTGGTTGATAGTGTGGCTGAGGTGGTATACCTTAAATCGTCGGAAATCGACAGCGCTCCAAACGTTGGCACAGAAGAAAGTGCTAAGTTTATACAAGGCGTGAGCAATCGCGACGGCGAGCTGCTAATTCTGGTTGATTTGAATAAGCTGCTTAGCGATGAGGAGTGGGACGAGTTAACCAGCCTGTAA
- a CDS encoding DUF2802 domain-containing protein yields MEVSLPLIVAGVACVIAIVLTALHWAVSHQKVKRLRAEMSAQQHQLANLKKQLQLFISSLEESQARSMVVADNTEQLKQTIAALQQQIKTLAEQDPDSRMYQRAAEMIQSGASADEVMHNCDIPFAEVQLLMNIHSNKN; encoded by the coding sequence ATGGAAGTATCCTTACCATTGATTGTTGCGGGTGTTGCTTGTGTAATTGCGATTGTATTAACGGCTCTGCACTGGGCCGTTAGCCATCAAAAAGTAAAGCGATTACGCGCTGAAATGTCAGCGCAGCAGCACCAACTAGCCAACCTAAAAAAACAACTACAATTGTTTATCAGCTCGCTTGAAGAAAGCCAGGCGCGCAGCATGGTTGTAGCTGACAACACCGAGCAGTTAAAGCAAACCATCGCTGCATTACAGCAACAAATTAAAACACTCGCCGAACAGGATCCGGATAGCCGCATGTATCAGCGCGCTGCCGAAATGATTCAGTCAGGAGCCAGTGCCGATGAGGTCATGCATAACTGCGATATTCCTTTCGCTGAGGTGCAGCTGCTAATGAATATCCATAGTAACAAGAACTAG